TTCCTGGAGCGCGAAATCCAAAGTATGTCCCTGCTACCGTTTCAAGTGCGCAACGGAACCGCCCTCAGAGCACCGTCAAAAAAGCCGCTAAAACGGCATCTTCTCCGCGCTCCCGCGCTACGGCAAGTCGGCGTCAAGCCTCAGTTGTCAAACCTTCCGTTAAAAAAAACACGCCTGCCCTCAAAAAAACTCCGGTAAAATCTTCCCTTGTTAAATTTATTTGGCCAGTTCGTGGTAAAATGGTTAAGTCGTTTGGACAACAGGGCTATGGCGGTCGCAAAGGAGTCGAGATCGCGGTCAAGCAAGGGCAGGAAATTGTCGCTGCAGCCGCGGGTCGCGTGACCTACAGCGGCAACGGTATCAAGGGATACGGTAATCTGATAATTTTGAAACATGCCGACGATTTTTTCACCGTGTACGGATTCAACAATAAAAACCTTGTGTCCACCGGGACCTATGTCAGTAGGGGAGAGCATATCGCTTCGGGAGGGTCTCCTCCCGGGTGTCGGGACGCGCGCCTGCACTTTGAAATCAGGCATGGCAAAAATGCTTTGAACCCCGTCTCATGTCTGCCCTGATCTGCGGCATGTGATGTGTGCCCGAATCGGATATAACTGTATGGTCGATCGCCCTTTGTCTGTGAAATCTATTCGGAATAACGGCCTTGTTGCCAGCTGCCGCCATTGCCCATGGCTGCCCGATTTCGCTTCTTGAGTGAGTGTCGGTTGCGGTCCATGGGGAACGATCGTTTTGAGTAACCAACAGGGGGAATGGAGCTTTTATGGGGAAGGTTCGCAAACGCCGTCAGGCTGCCGTGGATGCAGGTGCAGTCGAGGAAGAGGTTGAGGTCGTAGGGGGAGCAAAAGAAGGAGGGCTCGGCGCTATGGGAGTTCTGGACAATGTGGATGAGGTGGAAGAACGTGAAGAGTCCGAAGTAGAGGAATCCGAAAAAAGCAAGAAGGACGAAGGGCCCTCCGACGACGCTATAAAGCTTTATCTCAAAGAAATTCAAAAAACGAAATTGCTCACTGCCGAAGATGAGCGTATGCTTGCTCGGCGCATTTCGCAGGGAGATATGGCTGCCCGTGACAGGATGATCGAATCGAACCTGCGGCTGGTAGTTAAAATAGCCAAGCGTTATATGAATCGTGGTTTGCCGTTTCTCGACTTGATCGAGGAGGGTAACATGGGGCTTATCAAAGCGGTCGAACGCTTCAAGCTCAGCAAGGAATGCCGGTTTTCCACTTATGCAACCTGGTGGATCCGTCAATCCATAGAGCGCGCCCTCGTGAATCAGAGCCGGACGATTCGTTTGCCGGTTCATGTGTCTGACGATATCAATAAGTTCATCAAAATCAGTCGAGAGCTTGTTCATCAGTACAACAGGGAACCAAAGGTTGAAGAAATCGCCGAATACATGGGTGTCGAACCGGCCTATATCCGGCGGCTCATGGTGTTGGTCAAAAAGACCTATTCCATAGAACATCCCATGGGCGAGAATCGCGATTACAGCCTTATCGATACCATTGAGGATCCCAAGGCCGACAATCCCAGTACTTTTGTGGATGATATCGACAAATATGCGCACGTCTGCAACTGGTTTGAGACCTTGAGTGAGAATGAACGGGAAATTCTCATGCTTCGTTTTGGTCTTGACGACCAGGAACCCCAGACGCTCGATACGATCGGACGACGTTTCGGCGTGACCCGCGAACGTATCCGGCAGATCGAGGCAAAGAGTCTTCAAAAACTGAGAAACCTTATGGAAGAGCAGGAGAGTGCCAGTCTCGCTTTTATGGAGAGTGAGATGGGGAAGCGCTCCTGACCGGAGTAAAAACCTATTGCCAGTGAAAGTTGTTTTATGACTGAAAGGAACATGGACGTGGAGGACTTGCGGAACGTCATTCGGGATATACCCGATTTCCCCAAGAAGGGGATAGTTTTTAAGGATATTACAACGCTGTTGGCCGATGCCAAAAGTTTCCACCGCATGGTGGATTTGATTGCGCATCGGTATATCGGGCAGAAGATCGATCAGATTGTCGGCGTCGAGGCGCGCGGGTTTATTCTGGGTGCGGCATTGGCCTATAAGCTGGGAACCGGTATTACGCTGGTACGCAAGCCGGGTAAACTGCCTTACAAGACGATTCAGAAGACCTATCAGCTCGAATATGGCACCGATACCCTGGAAATTCATTCCGACGCATTCAAGCCCGGAGACCGGGTCGTGGTGGCCGATGATCTTCTGGCCACCGGCGGGACGGTGGCGGCCGTCGCCGAACTGGTGAAGGAATGCGGGGCGGAAATCGTAGAGTGTGCGTTCCTTGCCGAACTGGAGTTTTTAAAAGGTCGCGAGCGTTTGCCTTTGGACAGGGTCTTCAGTTTACTTAAGTTTTAATCGTTGCAAGAAAATCCTTGCCTTGTAAATCCTCGATAGTGTATAAAATTAGCCCCTTGCGGCCCCGTAGCTCAGTTGGATAGAGCGGTCGCCTCCTAAGCGATAGGCCACAGGTTCGAATCCTGTCGGGGCCGCCATACGAACTGCAACCCCCTTTTTGGTGTAAAATAAGGGGGTTGTTCTTGTCTTGCCCAGGAGTTTGTCGGACTATACTGGCCGGATCATGGATGGTCCGACAGCCTCCTAGTTCTTTTGGTGTCATGGGGAGTTTACCGACTGTTGAAATTCCTGGTTTCGGCAGTTGGCGCCAATCGATCCAATTTTCCAGTCTTTTTGCTCCCTTATTCACCCTCCCTTAGAAATATCAAAGAATCTCATCCGTAAAATAAAAAGCATCGATATTTATTTTGGATATAACGCGAAAGTTTTGTGATAAACAGCGTAACTTGTTGAAATTTCATGGCTATGTTTAGCTGTTCAGAAAATAAGCAGTTTGTTGGAGGCCATGTTGGATAGGGGCTTTGATGCTCTTTTCACAGGGTTATCCACTGTCTATCCACTGTTCGTGTGGAAAAAGTATAAAGGGGCTTGAAGATGCGTGGTTTTTTGGGATTGCGCAGCTGGTATGCTTTTCACGCTGACGGGTGTGACAGGCGTTCGATGCTTTGTTACAATTCAAAGATTGCCGTGCTCCAGCTGTTTGGCTTGTTGCCAGAGGGTGAGGAGTTCTTCAAAGGATGTGGCTTCCATGCTGCGTTTTTGGTTTTTCAGGGATTCCTCTACATAGGTGAAGCGCTTGGTGAAGCGCTTGATGGTTCTGCCGAGGGCTTCTTCGGCGTCGATGTCGAGAAACCGTCCGAGATTGACCACCGAGAACAGAAGATCCCCCAGTTCGTCTTCCATTTTTCGTCGGTCGGTTCCCTGGATCGCTTCCTTGCATTCGGATAGCTCCTCGTGGACCTTTTCTATTGCCCCCTCTACGCCCGGCCAATCGAAGCCTGCACGGCTGGCGCGTTCTGTGATCTTCCTGGCCTTCATCAATGCGGGCAGGTGGACAGGTAGTGTGCCCAGGGTGGTCGGTGTTTGTCCCTGCTGTTCTTTTTCCTGTTGCTTGATGCGCTCCCATTGGCGTTCAATGTCTTGAGCCTTGTCCTGTTGCGTCGGTCCGAACACGTGAGGGTGCCGGCGTTCGAGTTTTTCCGCGATCCCGATAGCTACATCTTTCAGGCTGAATAGGTTTCTTTCCTCGAATATTCTCGATTGCAAAACCACTTGCAGCAACAGGTCGCCAAGTTCTTCGCGTATGCTGTGTGTATCGCCCTGGTCGATAGCGTCTATGACTTCGTAGGCTTCTTCGATGATGTAGGGTTTAAGGCTTTCGGGCGTTTGTTTTGCATCCCAGGGGCAGCCACCAGGTGAACGCAAGGCGGAGACGGTCTGTATGAGGCGCATAAGGGCTTCTGTCGATTTTGCTTGAGGCATGTCGGGTAATCCTTCGAAAAATGGGCGAAATTCTTTATGCGATGACTGCCTGCCGAATATTAAATGGCGGCAGCCTGCGTGGCATTGAAAATAGCTTATGCGTATCTTCTGTGCAACCATCCCTTTTTTTTCAGGGTAGGATGGAGCGATGTCGTGGGCGCTCTGAGTCGGATGGCTCGCAGAAGGGAGTGGGAAAGGTCGCTGGCGGGCATGGTGCCTGTTTGGTCCCGCTACCTCGCGTAGGGGGCTTTAAGTGGCGGTGTTGTAAGCCGAGCGGTGAAAATAATTGCTTGCATTGGATTGCGGAATGAGCTAGTAAATGGCTGGCTTGATGCGGCAGAGGACTGCCTGGCGGCGAGCTTTTCCCTTGACAAACAAGGGCCAAGCCTTATACTACCCGCTTATCTGCGGGCTGTCACTTTTATGGAGTACCCGATTTGATCATCGAGTTGGATGACATTAAGGATCAGGGGCTGACCCTGGAATTGTCCGAATCCTTTGAACAATTTTCCGTACTAAGAGAGCTTCACGACAATGGTGAAGCCCTTTTTGTCAAACCCCTGGATATTCAGGTGAAGGCTCGGCGGCTCGATGAGCTGGTGGTTGTCGAGGGGAGTGTGTCGACGCTCGTACGCTTGCAGTGTTGCCGCTGCTTGCAGGATTTCGAACAGGCTCTCGATGTCACTTTTTCCGTGACATTCGCGCGCGAATTGCCGAGCCTGGAGGATGAGCAGCAGCAGGATTCCGAGATTGAGCTTCAGGCTGAGGATTTAGGGCTGATCGCGTTTGAGGGCGACGAAATCGATCTCACGGAGAGCATTCAAGAACAGCTCGTTATGGCGTTGCCTGTGAAGCCTTTATGCCGAACAACCTGTAAAGGGCTTTGCTCTCAATGTGGTGCGGATCTCAATGAAGGCGCCTGTGATTGCCATGAGCAGGTTATGGACGGCAAGTTCGCTGCCCTGAAGAATTTTAAGGTTAAAAAGAAGGATTGATGTTATAGCTCAGGTGTTGGCTCACAACCGTGGGTATTTACACAAGACACAATTAATCGACCTGAATGGTCGCTTGGAAGGAGTTTTAAAGATGGCTGTACCGAAGAAAAAGACCTCCAAATCAAAACGTGATATGCGTCGTGCGCATGACTTTCTGTCCGCTCCCGGAATCTCGACTTGCCCCCAGTGCAAAGAGCCCAAATTGCCGCACCGGGTTTGCGAGAGCTGCGGAAGCTACAAGGGTAAGGACGTCGTTGACGCTGAATAAATCCGAATAAGAGGACGTCCGATTGAACGAACGAATCGTAGTTGCCGTCGACGCCATGGGGGGCGATAACGCCCCTGAGGTTGAGGTTGAAGGTGCTGTCGCGGCTGCAAGGCGATGGAAAATACCGATTGTGCTGGTTGGTGATCAAGGCCGATTGGATGCGGTCCTTTCCCGTTACGATTTAAAGGGGCTGGATATTGCCATACGACATGCCACAGAAGTCGTCGGCATGCATGATTCTCCATCGGATGCAGTGCGTAAAAAGAAAGATTCATCCATTCGAGTCGCATTTGATCTGTTGCGTGGAAATGAAGTTCAGGCCGTAGTTAGTGCCGGGAATTCCGGGGCCACGATGGCCGTGGGAATGTTCCTTTGCAAAAGAATACCGGGAATCGACCGTCCGGCTATCGCTACCATTCTGCCCAACAAAAAAAGTCAGACCGTGTTGCTCGATGGTGGTGCCAATGTGGACTGCAAACCCTTTCACCTGTCACAGTTCGGGACCATGGGAGCTGTTTATGCCAAGTTTATGCTTGGCAAAGAGCGTCCCAGGGTAGGGGTGCTTTCCAATGGTGAAGAAGAAAGCAAGGGCAATGAACTGGCGCGTGAGGCGCACAAACTTCTGAAACAATCGTCGCTTAATTATATCGGCTTTGTTGAGGGACGCGATATATTCAGCGGCGATGTGGATGTGGTTGTGTGTGACGGTTTTGTCGGCAATGTTGTTCTTAAGGTTTCCGAAGGGCTGTCCGAGGCCATCAGCGATATGCTGCGAGGGGAAATAAAGCAGAGGTTATTCGCTAAGCTCGGTTATTTGCTTGCGCGGCCGGCGTTTCGTGCATTTAAGAAAAAAGTCGATTACGCGGAATATGGTGGAGCGCCCCTGCTTGGAATCCAGGGTACGGGCATGATTTGTCATGGCGGATCCAACGCACGTGCCATCATGAATGCCATTCACATGGCGAGGGAATCGGTATCCCAGCGTATTAATGATCGTCTGATTGCTCAACTTGGTATGGAAAATCCCGAGCTTTCCGACGATGTTGTTAAACGTGGGGCCAGCTGAATCCAGAGATTCCCCGCATGGAGTTGTGCAGAATGATGAAACGAATGTGTGTCACGGGTACTGGATCGTATCTGCCCGAAAAGATTCTGACGAACAAAGATCTCGAAAAGATCGTCGATACATCCGATGAATGGATCGCTACGCGCACCGGTATCCGTGAGCGTCATATCGCTGCTGAGGGTGAACACACCTCGGATCTTGCGACGGAAGCCGCCAGGCGTGCCATGACCATGGCCGGTGTCGTTGCAGAAGATATCGATCTGATCATTGTCGCCACGGTAACCGGGGATTTCAACTGGCCGGCAACCGCCTGCCTGGTGCAGGCCAACCTCCAGGCCACCCGGGCGTTTGCATTTGACATCTCTGCCGCATGCAGCGGTTTTTTGTACGGTTTGTCCGTTGCCGATAATTACATCAAGACCGGAAGTGCCAAGAAGGTGCTGCTTATCGGCGCGGAGGTGTTCAGCCGCATTGTCGATTGGACAGATCGTGGCACCTGTATCCTTTTCGGTGATGGTGCCGGCGCCGTAGTGCTCGAGGCCTCCGATGGGGACAGGGGTATGTTGAGTTGCCACTTGCATGCCGACGGAAGTTGCTGGCCGCTGTTGTATCAGATGGGGCAGGGATCACGGAATCCTGCTGACAGTTCCGCTTCCGAGGGCCACAATCCGTTTGTACAGATGCAGGGCAATGAAGTTTTCAAGGTTGCGGTCAGGTCGCTATGCGATGCCGGTGAGGAAGCGTTGGCCGCCAATGATATGAACGCGGGCGATGTCGATCTGCTCATTCCCCATCAGGCCAACCGTCGCATCCTTGAAGCCACGGCCAAGCGTCTTAAAGTGCCTCTTGAAAAGGTTATGGTGAATGTGGATCGGGTCGGGAACACTTCTGCGGCCTCTATCGCCATCGCGCTGGATGAAGCGCATCGAGCCGGCAGGGTGAAACAGGACGATATCCTGTTGCTCAATGCTTTCGGCGGCGGTTTTACATGGGGTGCCGCGTTGTTTCGGTGGTAACCCACCTGTCGCAAAGGAGAGAAACCGAACATGATTGCTTTTGTATTTCCTGGACAGGGATCTCAATATGCCGGGATGGGGAAGGATCTGGCTGAGAATTTCGGTCAGGCTAAGCTGGTTTTCGAGGAAGCTAACGACGTCCTTGGTATCGATTTATCCAAGCTCTGTTTCGAAGGGCCCGAAGATGAGCTTAAGCTGACGGCCAATACGCAACCTGCTATTGTTGCCACCAGTATCGCGGCGTTGCGCGTGCTGCAGAGTGAAACCGGGCTCGTTCCCGACTTTGTTGCAGGCCATTCTCTCGGCGAATACGCCGCGCTGGTGTGTGCCGGTGGCCTGAGTTTCGCCGATGCGGTTCAAACCGTACGCAAGCGTGGAACGTTCATGCAGGATGCCGTTCCTGTAGGTGTCGGTACCATGGCTGCCATCATCGGTTTGGATGCCCCGGTGGTTGATGAGGTCTGTGCGGAAGTCGCTTCGGGCGATGTGGTAGCACCGGCCAACTATAACAGCCCCGGGCAGATCGTTATCGCCGGGCATATTGCTGCGGTCGAGAGGGCCATGGCCCTTGCCAAGGAACGTGGAGCCAAGCGTGCCCTGCCGTTGCCGGTCAGTGCTCCTTTTCACTGTTCGCTTATGGAACCTGCCGCGCGTCAGTTGGATGAGGTTTTGGCCGGTGTTTCTGTCGAAACCCTCGCTTGCCCCGTGGTCAGCAATGTTGAAGCCAGTGCCAATTCCGATGCCAAGGCGGTGCGGGAATTGCTCGTAAAGCAGGTTTATTCTCCGGTCCGATGGGAAGAGTCCGTGTCGGCCATGTCCGATGAGGGTGTCGACCGATTTGTTGAAATTGGTCCCGGCAAGGTGCTTTCAGGATTAATCAAGCGCATTGTCAAAGGTGTTTCCCTCCAAAATATGGGCAAAGTGGAAGATTTGAAGGGTTTTTAATTCGCGTCACGATGAGGAGTGAGATATGATGAAGGACAAAGTCGTTGTCGTCACCGGTGCCTCGCGTGGCATTGGCCGTGCCATGGCCGTCAAGATGGCAGCATGTGGAGCCAAAATTGTGGTTTCCGCCCGCAGTGCGGACGCTCTGGTTGCACTTGTCGATGAGATTAAGGCTCAAGGAGGGGACGCTGTCAGTGTCCCTGCCGATATCGCCAGGACTGACGATGTAGCCCGTTTGTTCGAAGTTGCTGTCGAAGCTTTCGGTCGGGTCGACGTACTGGTCAACAATGCGGGTATTACCCGCGACAATCTGCTGGTTCGCATGAAGGATGCGGATTGGGACGCGGTACTCGATACCAATCTCAAAGGGGCTTTCCTGTGTACGCGTGCTGCGGCTAAAATCATGGGTAAACAACGTGTCGGCAGGATTATCAACATCTCCTCCGTTGTCGGCGAGATGGGTAATGCCGGGCAGGCGAACTATTGTGCCAGCAAGGCCGGGCTTATCGGTATGACCAAATCGGTGGCCCGTGAGTTGGCAAAGCGTAACGTTACGGTAAATGCCGTTACTCCCGGGTTTATCGTTACCGAAATGACGGATGTCCTTTCGGAAAAAGTCAAAGAAAGTCTGCTGGGGCAAATTCCTCTCGGACGCTTTGGTGAAGCAGAAGATATTGTTTCCGCCGTTATGTTCCTTGCATCGGACCAGGCCGCTTATATTACCGGTCAGGTTCTCGGGGTTAACGGCGGCATGTACATGTAAATAAATCATCGAGTATCAGGTATAGCCTTCAGCCCGATTCCAATATCGGTCCGAACAACAACAAGGAGGTGAAGCAGATGGCTTCTATCGAGGAAAAAGTACAACAGATTATCGCTGAACAGTTGGGTGTTGACGAAGCTCAGGTTACCGGTGACGCTTCTTTTATGGATGACCTCGGCGCTGACTCCCTGGACACTGTAGAACTGGTGATGGCTCTTGAAGAGGAATTCGATATCGAAATCTCCGACGAAGATGCCGAAAAAATCCAGACCGTTCAGGATGCCGTCGATTACATTTCGGCTAATTCCTGATTTGATTTAGCAGGTATTCAGGGGAGGGAGATGCGTCTGCTTTCGCGTTTCCTCCCCTTTTTTGATTGTTTTGCAAGTGATCGGCTGTTGGCAGGGTTTTCCGCAGGCGGCACATAAAAGCCTATTACGGAGGCATAGTTCACCATGCGAAGAGTTGTCGTAACCGGTATTGGTACTATATCGGCCTTGGGGAATGGCGTAGAAAAAAACTGGCAAAGTCTGCTGGCCGGCAAATCAGGTATCGATCGTATTACGCGATTTGATGCATCGGACTTTCCGAGCCAGATTGCCGGTGAAGTCAGGGACTTCAATGCCGAGGACTATATAGAAAAAAAAGAGACTCGCAAAATGGATCTCTTTATTCAATATGCCCTTGCGGCCGCCGATGAAGCTGTTAAGGATTCCAAACTCGTCATCGACGATGACAACGCCGAGCGAGTCGGGGTGTTGGTTGGTGCCGGTCTCGGTGGGTTGCCTACCATTGAAAAGTACCATTCAGCTTACCTTAAGGGCGGGTATAAGAAAATTTCACCCTTCTTCATTCCCATGTTGATCACCAATCTGGCTCCCGGTCAGATTTCCATGCGGTTTGGTGCCAAGGGCCCTAATGTTTCCTCCGTTTCTGCCTGCGCTACCGGTACGCACTCCATCGGCGATGCCTACCATGTGATCCGCCGCGGTGACGCCGATGTGATGATCGCCGGCGGCGCGGAGTCGACCATTACGCCGCTGGCTGTTGGCGGGTTCAACGTCATGCGCGCTCTTTCCACGCGCAATGATGATCCCCAGGCTGCCAGTCGTCCTTTTGAAAAAAATCGGGACGGTTTCGT
This DNA window, taken from Syntrophotalea carbinolica DSM 2380, encodes the following:
- a CDS encoding murein hydrolase activator EnvC family protein, whose amino-acid sequence is MVKSFGQQGYGGRKGVEIAVKQGQEIVAAAAGRVTYSGNGIKGYGNLIILKHADDFFTVYGFNNKNLVSTGTYVSRGEHIASGGSPPGCRDARLHFEIRHGKNALNPVSCLP
- a CDS encoding sigma-70 family RNA polymerase sigma factor; translation: MGVLDNVDEVEEREESEVEESEKSKKDEGPSDDAIKLYLKEIQKTKLLTAEDERMLARRISQGDMAARDRMIESNLRLVVKIAKRYMNRGLPFLDLIEEGNMGLIKAVERFKLSKECRFSTYATWWIRQSIERALVNQSRTIRLPVHVSDDINKFIKISRELVHQYNREPKVEEIAEYMGVEPAYIRRLMVLVKKTYSIEHPMGENRDYSLIDTIEDPKADNPSTFVDDIDKYAHVCNWFETLSENEREILMLRFGLDDQEPQTLDTIGRRFGVTRERIRQIEAKSLQKLRNLMEEQESASLAFMESEMGKRS
- a CDS encoding adenine phosphoribosyltransferase yields the protein MDVEDLRNVIRDIPDFPKKGIVFKDITTLLADAKSFHRMVDLIAHRYIGQKIDQIVGVEARGFILGAALAYKLGTGITLVRKPGKLPYKTIQKTYQLEYGTDTLEIHSDAFKPGDRVVVADDLLATGGTVAAVAELVKECGAEIVECAFLAELEFLKGRERLPLDRVFSLLKF
- the mazG gene encoding nucleoside triphosphate pyrophosphohydrolase, which produces MPQAKSTEALMRLIQTVSALRSPGGCPWDAKQTPESLKPYIIEEAYEVIDAIDQGDTHSIREELGDLLLQVVLQSRIFEERNLFSLKDVAIGIAEKLERRHPHVFGPTQQDKAQDIERQWERIKQQEKEQQGQTPTTLGTLPVHLPALMKARKITERASRAGFDWPGVEGAIEKVHEELSECKEAIQGTDRRKMEDELGDLLFSVVNLGRFLDIDAEEALGRTIKRFTKRFTYVEESLKNQKRSMEATSFEELLTLWQQAKQLEHGNL
- a CDS encoding YceD family protein, with amino-acid sequence MIIELDDIKDQGLTLELSESFEQFSVLRELHDNGEALFVKPLDIQVKARRLDELVVVEGSVSTLVRLQCCRCLQDFEQALDVTFSVTFARELPSLEDEQQQDSEIELQAEDLGLIAFEGDEIDLTESIQEQLVMALPVKPLCRTTCKGLCSQCGADLNEGACDCHEQVMDGKFAALKNFKVKKKD
- the rpmF gene encoding 50S ribosomal protein L32 — encoded protein: MAVPKKKTSKSKRDMRRAHDFLSAPGISTCPQCKEPKLPHRVCESCGSYKGKDVVDAE
- the plsX gene encoding phosphate acyltransferase PlsX codes for the protein MVVAVDAMGGDNAPEVEVEGAVAAARRWKIPIVLVGDQGRLDAVLSRYDLKGLDIAIRHATEVVGMHDSPSDAVRKKKDSSIRVAFDLLRGNEVQAVVSAGNSGATMAVGMFLCKRIPGIDRPAIATILPNKKSQTVLLDGGANVDCKPFHLSQFGTMGAVYAKFMLGKERPRVGVLSNGEEESKGNELAREAHKLLKQSSLNYIGFVEGRDIFSGDVDVVVCDGFVGNVVLKVSEGLSEAISDMLRGEIKQRLFAKLGYLLARPAFRAFKKKVDYAEYGGAPLLGIQGTGMICHGGSNARAIMNAIHMARESVSQRINDRLIAQLGMENPELSDDVVKRGAS
- a CDS encoding beta-ketoacyl-ACP synthase III — translated: MKRMCVTGTGSYLPEKILTNKDLEKIVDTSDEWIATRTGIRERHIAAEGEHTSDLATEAARRAMTMAGVVAEDIDLIIVATVTGDFNWPATACLVQANLQATRAFAFDISAACSGFLYGLSVADNYIKTGSAKKVLLIGAEVFSRIVDWTDRGTCILFGDGAGAVVLEASDGDRGMLSCHLHADGSCWPLLYQMGQGSRNPADSSASEGHNPFVQMQGNEVFKVAVRSLCDAGEEALAANDMNAGDVDLLIPHQANRRILEATAKRLKVPLEKVMVNVDRVGNTSAASIAIALDEAHRAGRVKQDDILLLNAFGGGFTWGAALFRW
- the fabD gene encoding ACP S-malonyltransferase; the protein is MIAFVFPGQGSQYAGMGKDLAENFGQAKLVFEEANDVLGIDLSKLCFEGPEDELKLTANTQPAIVATSIAALRVLQSETGLVPDFVAGHSLGEYAALVCAGGLSFADAVQTVRKRGTFMQDAVPVGVGTMAAIIGLDAPVVDEVCAEVASGDVVAPANYNSPGQIVIAGHIAAVERAMALAKERGAKRALPLPVSAPFHCSLMEPAARQLDEVLAGVSVETLACPVVSNVEASANSDAKAVRELLVKQVYSPVRWEESVSAMSDEGVDRFVEIGPGKVLSGLIKRIVKGVSLQNMGKVEDLKGF
- the fabG gene encoding 3-oxoacyl-[acyl-carrier-protein] reductase gives rise to the protein MMKDKVVVVTGASRGIGRAMAVKMAACGAKIVVSARSADALVALVDEIKAQGGDAVSVPADIARTDDVARLFEVAVEAFGRVDVLVNNAGITRDNLLVRMKDADWDAVLDTNLKGAFLCTRAAAKIMGKQRVGRIINISSVVGEMGNAGQANYCASKAGLIGMTKSVARELAKRNVTVNAVTPGFIVTEMTDVLSEKVKESLLGQIPLGRFGEAEDIVSAVMFLASDQAAYITGQVLGVNGGMYM
- the acpP gene encoding acyl carrier protein, producing the protein MASIEEKVQQIIAEQLGVDEAQVTGDASFMDDLGADSLDTVELVMALEEEFDIEISDEDAEKIQTVQDAVDYISANS
- the fabF gene encoding beta-ketoacyl-ACP synthase II, whose product is MRRVVVTGIGTISALGNGVEKNWQSLLAGKSGIDRITRFDASDFPSQIAGEVRDFNAEDYIEKKETRKMDLFIQYALAAADEAVKDSKLVIDDDNAERVGVLVGAGLGGLPTIEKYHSAYLKGGYKKISPFFIPMLITNLAPGQISMRFGAKGPNVSSVSACATGTHSIGDAYHVIRRGDADVMIAGGAESTITPLAVGGFNVMRALSTRNDDPQAASRPFEKNRDGFVMAEGAGIVVLEEYESARARGAHIYAELVGYGLTSDAHHLTAPAPGGEGAARCMAMALKNSGMQAEDVTYINAHGTSTHFNDLYETMAIKTVFKDHARKLMVSSTKSMTGHALGAAGGLEAVYSVLAIDRGEVPPTINYSEPDPECDLDYVPNEARRVVVESALSNSFGFGGTNASLLFRKV